The following are from one region of the Quercus robur chromosome 1, dhQueRobu3.1, whole genome shotgun sequence genome:
- the LOC126715613 gene encoding beta-glucuronosyltransferase GlcAT14A isoform X1, which yields MVMMGAEKRWLFTLFIAALLSLLLLLLLTSLSTFTSPKPFPSTIHHGSHYPPSFAYFITGNTNDGDRILRLLLAVYHPRNRYLLHLSAESADEERRRLVSQLKSVPAIRVFGNVDVVGKSDRVTYMGASKIAITLRAAAILLRLDGGWNWFVTLSAQDYPLVTQDGFCLLLSDLSHVFSSVSRDLNFIDHTSDLGWKESQRFHPIVVDPGLYLARRSQIFHATEKRKTPDAFKVFTGSPWVILSRSFLEYCILGWDNLPRTLLMYFTNAVLSEEGYFHSLICNSPEFMNTTVNSDLRYMIWDNPPKMEPHFLNISDFNQMIESGAAFARQFRKGDPVLDMVDEKILKRGRNQAVPGAWCSGRKRWWMDPCSQWGDVNVMKPGFQAKKFEETITGLVDDWNSQLNQCK from the exons ATGGTTATGATGGGAGCTGAAAAACGATGGCTTTTCACTCTCTTCATAGCCGCATTACTctctctcctcctcctcctcttacTCACTTCTCTCTCAACCTTCACGTCCCCAAAGCCCTTCCCTTCCACAATCCACCATGGCTCTCACTACCCTCCTTCCTTCGCGTACTTCATCACCGGAAACACCAACGACGGCGACCGGATCCTCCGGCTACTCCTCGCCGTCTACCACCCTCGCAACCGGTACCTCCTCCACCTCTCCGCCGAGTCCGCCGACGAAGAGAGGCGCCGCCTCGTTTCTCAGCTCAAATCGGTCCCGGCCATCCGGGTTTTCGGGAATGTCGATGTTGTCGGGAAGTCCGATCGGGTTACGTACATGGGTGCTTCGAAAATTGCGATAACTCTGCGCGCGGCGGCGATACTGTTGAGATTGGATGGTGGGTGGAATTGGTTTGTGACGTTGAGTGCACAGGATTACCCACTTGTCACTCAGGATG GCTTCTGTTTGCTACTTTCAGACCTGTCCCATGTGTTCTCCTCTGTCAGTAGAGACCTCAATTTCATTGATCACACCAGTGACCTTGGATGGAAAGA ATCTCAAAGGTTTCATCCCATTGTAGTTGACCCAGGTTTATATTTAGCCAGGAGGAGTCAAATTTTTCATGCCACAGAGAAGCGTAAAACACCTGATGCTTTCAAAGTATTCACAG GTTCCCCATGGGTCATCCTGAGTCGATCCTTCCTGGAATATTGCATACTTGGTTGGGATAACCTACCCCGTACCCTTCTCATGTACTTTACCAATGCAGTGTTGTCTGAAGAAGGATACTTTCACTCTCTCATTTGCAATTCACCAGAGTTTATGAACACTACTGTGAACAGTGATTTGAGATATATGATCTGGGATAATCCCCCAAAGATGGAACCCCACTTCCTCAATATCTCTGATTTCAATCaaatgattgaaagtggagctGCGTTTGCTAGACAATTCCGCAAAGGTGACCCTGTGTTGGACATGGTTGATGAAAAGATTCTCAAGCGTGGGCGTAACCAAGCTGTCCCGGGAGCATGGTGCTCTGGGAGGAAGAGGTGGTGGATGGATCCTTGCTCCCAATGGGGTGATGTCAATGTTATGAAGCCTGGGTTTCAAGCGAAGAAGTTTGAAGAGACCATCACAGGCCTTGTTGATGACTGGAATTCACAGTTGAATCAGTGCAAATGA
- the LOC126715595 gene encoding pentatricopeptide repeat-containing protein At1g71060, mitochondrial-like: protein MGLSRFLSFLPKPSKRLHSNPLLLFLIIPATQTVLTRSLTSDSFCTLKDQTFLQNSKPHIETQRGSLPKYFLGIHRPFHDGAGQVFDEMNDKDPDVILSNRVHEDAEKVCKLLTKGSNSSIEAVLDGAKVEVSPELVVEVLKKLSNAGSLALSFFQWAEKKQGFKYSNESYNALIEALGKIKQFKVVWNLVSDMKRKGLLSKETFALISRRYARARKVKEAVDAFEKIEKFGMKLEVSDYNRLIDTLSKSRNVEKAQEVFDTMKNRRFVPDIKSYTILLEGWGQEQNLLRLNEVYREMRDEGFEPDVVTYGIIINAHCKARKYDEALELFREMEAKNCKPSPHIFCTLINGLGSERRLSEAIEFFEQSKAYGFVPEAPTYNALVGAYCWSMRMYDVHRVVDEMRKCGVGPNSRTYDIILHHLIKARRTQEAYSVFQRMSNDPGCEPTVSTYEIIVRMFCNVERVDMAIRVWDQMKTRGVLPGMHMFSTLINSLSHENKLDDACKYFQEMLDKGIRPPAHMFSKLKQALLDEGREDTALILAQKIDKLRKAPLVR, encoded by the coding sequence ATGGGTCTCTCTCGGTTCCTCAGTTTTCTACCAAAACCATCCAAAAGACTACACTCTAATCCCTTACTTCTTTTCCTTATCATTCCAGCAACTCAAACTGTTCTCACTAGATCACTCACTAGTGATTCTTTCTGCACACTCAAAGACCAAACTTTCCTCCAAAATTCAAAACCTCACATTGAAACTCAACGTGGGTCTTTGCCAAAATACTTTCTTGGCATTCACAGACCGTTCCATGATGGTGCAGGCcaagtgtttgatgaaatgaatGACAAGGACCCCGATGTTATTTTAAGCAATAGAGTCCATGAAGACGCTGAAAAAGTTTGTAAATTACTAACAAAAGGCTCTAATTCTTCTATAGAGGCCGTTCTCGATGGTGCCAAGGTTGAAGTATCGCCGGAGCTGGTTGTGGAGGTCTTGAAGAAGCTGAGCAATGCAGGTAGTCTTGCATTATCTTTCTTTCAGTGGGCTGAGAAGAAACAGGGGTTTAAATATAGTAATGAGAGTTATAATGCTTTGATTGAGGCTCTGGGTAAGATCAAACAGTTCAAGGTGGTATGGAATTTAGTTAGTGATATGAAGCGTAAAGGGCTGTTGAGTAAAGAGACATTTGCGTTGATTTCACGGAGATATGCTAGAGCGAGGAAGGTTAAAGAAGCTGTAGATGCTTTTGAGAAGATAGAGAAGTTTGGAATGAAGTTGGAAGTGTCAGATTATAATAGATTGATTGATACTTTGAGCAAATCAAGAAATGTTGAGAAAGCACAAGAGGTGTTTGATACAATGAAGAACAGAAGGTTTGTACCAGATATTAAGTCATACACAATTCTGTTGGAGGGTTGGggtcaagaacaaaatttattgAGGTTGAATGAGGTTTATAGGGAGATGAGAGATGAAGGGTTTGAACCTGATGTTGTGACATATGGTATAATTATCAATGCGCATTGTAAGGCAAGGAAATATGATGAAGCACTTGAGTTGTTCCGTGAAATGGAAGCAAAAAATTGCAAGCCAAGTCCTCATATATTTTGTACTTTGATTAATGGATTGGGTTCTGAGAGGAGGTTGAGCGAAGCAATTGAGTTTTTTGAACAATCCAAGGCTTATGGTTTTGTACCGGAGGCACCCACTTACAATGCTCTTGTGGGGGCTTACTGTTGGTCTATGCGGATGTATGATGTGCATAGGGTGGTTGATGAGATGAGAAAATGTGGTGTTGGTCCAAATTCTCGAACCTATGACATAATCTTACATCACTTGATAAAGGCTCGGAGAACCCAAGAAGCTTACTCCGTTTTTCAGAGAATGAGTAATGACCCGGGCTGTGAGCCAACTGTGAGTACGTATGAGATCATTGTGAGGATGTTTTGTAATGTGGAGCGAGTTGATATGGCAATAAGGGTTTGGGATCAGATGAAGACCCGAGGAGTCCTTCCTGGAATGCACATGTTCTCTACATTGATCAACAGCTTGAGCCATGAGAACAAGTTAGATGATGCTTGCAAATACTTTCAGGAGATGTTAGATAAGGGCATTCGGCCTCCAGCCCATATGTTTAGTAAACTAAAACAAGCTCTTCTTGATGAGGGGAGGGAGGATACCGCTCTAATTTTGGCTCAGAAGATTGATAAACTACGAAAAGCTCCACTGGTTCGTTAA
- the LOC126715613 gene encoding beta-glucuronosyltransferase GlcAT14A isoform X2, with the protein MVMMGAEKRWLFTLFIAALLSLLLLLLLTSLSTFTSPKPFPSTIHHGSHYPPSFAYFITGNTNDGDRILRLLLAVYHPRNRYLLHLSAESADEERRRLVSQLKSVPAIRVFGNVDVVGKSDRVTYMGASKIAITLRAAAILLRLDGGWNWFVTLSAQDYPLVTQDDLSHVFSSVSRDLNFIDHTSDLGWKESQRFHPIVVDPGLYLARRSQIFHATEKRKTPDAFKVFTGSPWVILSRSFLEYCILGWDNLPRTLLMYFTNAVLSEEGYFHSLICNSPEFMNTTVNSDLRYMIWDNPPKMEPHFLNISDFNQMIESGAAFARQFRKGDPVLDMVDEKILKRGRNQAVPGAWCSGRKRWWMDPCSQWGDVNVMKPGFQAKKFEETITGLVDDWNSQLNQCK; encoded by the exons ATGGTTATGATGGGAGCTGAAAAACGATGGCTTTTCACTCTCTTCATAGCCGCATTACTctctctcctcctcctcctcttacTCACTTCTCTCTCAACCTTCACGTCCCCAAAGCCCTTCCCTTCCACAATCCACCATGGCTCTCACTACCCTCCTTCCTTCGCGTACTTCATCACCGGAAACACCAACGACGGCGACCGGATCCTCCGGCTACTCCTCGCCGTCTACCACCCTCGCAACCGGTACCTCCTCCACCTCTCCGCCGAGTCCGCCGACGAAGAGAGGCGCCGCCTCGTTTCTCAGCTCAAATCGGTCCCGGCCATCCGGGTTTTCGGGAATGTCGATGTTGTCGGGAAGTCCGATCGGGTTACGTACATGGGTGCTTCGAAAATTGCGATAACTCTGCGCGCGGCGGCGATACTGTTGAGATTGGATGGTGGGTGGAATTGGTTTGTGACGTTGAGTGCACAGGATTACCCACTTGTCACTCAGGATG ACCTGTCCCATGTGTTCTCCTCTGTCAGTAGAGACCTCAATTTCATTGATCACACCAGTGACCTTGGATGGAAAGA ATCTCAAAGGTTTCATCCCATTGTAGTTGACCCAGGTTTATATTTAGCCAGGAGGAGTCAAATTTTTCATGCCACAGAGAAGCGTAAAACACCTGATGCTTTCAAAGTATTCACAG GTTCCCCATGGGTCATCCTGAGTCGATCCTTCCTGGAATATTGCATACTTGGTTGGGATAACCTACCCCGTACCCTTCTCATGTACTTTACCAATGCAGTGTTGTCTGAAGAAGGATACTTTCACTCTCTCATTTGCAATTCACCAGAGTTTATGAACACTACTGTGAACAGTGATTTGAGATATATGATCTGGGATAATCCCCCAAAGATGGAACCCCACTTCCTCAATATCTCTGATTTCAATCaaatgattgaaagtggagctGCGTTTGCTAGACAATTCCGCAAAGGTGACCCTGTGTTGGACATGGTTGATGAAAAGATTCTCAAGCGTGGGCGTAACCAAGCTGTCCCGGGAGCATGGTGCTCTGGGAGGAAGAGGTGGTGGATGGATCCTTGCTCCCAATGGGGTGATGTCAATGTTATGAAGCCTGGGTTTCAAGCGAAGAAGTTTGAAGAGACCATCACAGGCCTTGTTGATGACTGGAATTCACAGTTGAATCAGTGCAAATGA
- the LOC126715606 gene encoding putative fasciclin-like arabinogalactan protein 20 has translation MASSVLNSLLLLFLLLLSPFSLSSAVLAEPILKAAEILSDSGYTSMALTLELASHTLLPHSPSLTIFAPIDAAFHRLGQPPLSLIQYHLLPLAFTFQSLKSLPVGAKILTVLPRHSLIVTASSSDDYVSLNNVTVRGQPVYDDGSLIIFGIDKFFNPYFRFSKRFWRQSHNLECLASMPHSESSVASFGVYSFREACAAMRTNGCSIMASFLDIQFLGSQEKAPMLTVFAPANEVIEGHYGSFSEYLSSFFHRHVVPCRLSWGDLVNLEDGTLLRTYSEGFTINVTRSLGVLLLNDVPVIYPDMYFSNWLLVHGVVDVFEPPMETVQEPGPPAEVANPKGQEAEPPAEEPKSTYQSIESSAEVPMHAEQMTDYDLDENSAEVPVQTEPMTDYAPEVPEQIENENSSTRNGDGFEAHTVEHYHFSVFH, from the coding sequence ATGGCTTCCTCAGTCCTAAACtctctcctcctcctcttcctcctccttctctctcccttctctctctcctccgcGGTCCTGGCCGAACCCATCCTCAAAGCGGCCGAGATTCTCTCTGATTCCGGCTACACTTCCATGGCACTAACTCTTGAACTCGCCTCACATACCCTGCTCCCACACTCTCCATCCCTCACCATCTTCGCCCCCATCGACGCCGCCTTCCATCGCTTAGGCCAGCCTCCTCTTTCTCTAATCCAATACCACCTCCTCCCTCTCGCTTTCACCTTCCAAAGCCTCAAGTCCCTCCCTGTAGGCGCCAAGATCTTGACGGTCCTCCCAAGACATTCGCTTATCGTCACTGCATCGTCTTCCGATGACTACGTCTCCTTAAACAATGTTACAGTTCGCGGGCAGCCTGTATACGATGATGGGTCATTGATAATTTTCGGAATTGACAAGTTCTTTAACCCCTATTTTCGGTTTTCAAAGCGATTCTGGAGACAAAGTCACAATCTTGAATGTCTTGCATCCATGCCTCATAGCGAATCATCGGTGGCTTCTTTTGGTGTTTATTCGTTCCGTGAAGCTTGCGCGGCAATGAGAACCAATGGGTGCTCTATTATGGCTTCGTTTCTTGATATTCAGTTTCTTGGGTCACAAGAAAAGGCTCCTATGTTGACTGTGTTTGCGCCGGCCAACGAAGTGATAGAGGGTCATTACGGTAGCTTCAGCGAGTACTTGTCGTCGTTCTTTCATCGCCACGTCGTGCCTTGCAGGCTTTCATGGGGTGATCTGGTGAATTTGGAAGATGGCACGCTGTTGAGGACTTATTCCGAAGGGTTCACCATTAATGTCACTCGGTCCCTTGGCGTGCTTTTGCTCAATGATGTTCCGGTTATCTATCCCGACATGTATTTCAGTAATTGGCTTCTTGTTCATGGCGTTGTTGATGTTTTTGAGCCACCAATGGAGACAGTTCAAGAGCCGGGTCCTCCAGCAGAGGTGGCAAATCCAAAAGGGCAAGAGGCAGAACCTCCGGCAGAGGAGCCAAAGTCAACATACCAATCAATTGAATCTTCAGCTGAGGTGCCAATGCATGCCGAGCAAATGACAGATTATGACTTGGATGAAAATTCAGCTGAAGTGCCAGTGCAAACTGAGCCAATGACAGATTATGCACCTGAGGTGCCAGAGCAAATAGAAAATGAGAATTCTTCAACTAGAAATGGTGATGGTTTTGAGGCACATACTGTAGAACACTACCACTTTTCTGTTTTTCATTAG